From a region of the Ammospiza nelsoni isolate bAmmNel1 chromosome 26, bAmmNel1.pri, whole genome shotgun sequence genome:
- the LOC132084163 gene encoding keratin, type I cytoskeletal 9-like isoform X2, with translation MSCGSKQPLKSCLRGSSGGGGSSHSSSRTVTSRSSGGGRFSGSSCGGGSSRSSCGGGSGYGRRSSYGGGMSSSSCAGRLGGACYGGGMGHSSMATGFRSGSGFGGFAGGGAAFSGGSFGSGGFQGGNVGILSYDEKLTMQSLNERLASYMETVRNLEKENAHLEQLIREWYQKQGPIGPKDYSHYYEKIEELQKQIVAAAVETHKVLLELDNTKMTAEDFRIKYEMESGLRQNVEGDLNSLRPMLDNLTLAKSDLEMQFESLKEEIIDLKKNHEEEMKQLQSQSNGDVNVQINTAPGEDLLKKLNEMRQEYEAIIQKNRAEVEKWYESKMEEVSQQVHSSSQEIESSNQQISVLRREFQSLEIELQSQISQIDSLQTNLEDTERRYNMQLQQIQSMIGPLEEELASIRCEMESQNEEYKMLLGIKTRLEQEIQQYRALLHEGQQGISTSQGGAGGGSSGGGGGHGGSSGSSGGGGHGGRSCWSSGGGSSGGKTGGSYGRSSSSESGGGGSGGGSSGGGTCGKTSGGGGGSGGGGGGGKSCLSRSSSSQSQPGDSCESPGSFRKVEE, from the exons ATGAGCTGTGGCTCCAAGCAGCCCCTCAAGAGCTGCCTGCGAGGCAGCAGCGGTGGAGGGGGCAGCTCTCATTCCTCCTCGAGGACAGTCACCTCCAGGAGCAGTGGTGGTGGCAGGttttctggcagcagctgtggtggaggaagctccaggagcagctgtggtggaGGCAGTGGCTATGGCAGGCGCAGCAGCTATGGAGGAggaatgagcagcagcagctgtgcagggagactGGGGGGTGCATGCTATGGAGGGGGAATGGGCCACAGCAGCATGGCCACGGGCTTCAGGTCTGGGAGTGGCTTTGGGGGCTTTGCTGGAGGGGGGGCTGCTTTCAGTGGGGGCAGCTTTGGCAGTGGTGGCTTTCAGGGAGGGAATGTGGGAATTCTCTCCTACGATGAGAAGCTGACCATGCAGAGCCTCAATGAACGCCTGGCTTCCTACATGGAGACAGTCAGGaatctggaaaaggaaaatgctcaCCTTGAACAGTTAATCAGGGAGTGGTACCAGAAGCAAGGTCCTATTGGCCCAAAGGACTACAGCCACTATTATGAAAAAATCGAAGAACTGCAAAAGCAG attgtggctgcagctgtggaaacCCACAAGGTACTTTTGGAGCTGGATAACACAAAGATGACTGCAGAAGACTTTAGAATAAA GTACGAGATGGAGAGCGGGCTCCGGCAGAACGTGGAGGGCGACCTCAACAGCCTGAGGCCCATGCTGGACAACCTGACCCTGGCCAAGTCCGACCTGGAAATGCAGTTTGAGTCTCTGAAGGAGGAGATCATCGATCTCAAGAAGAACCATGAGGAG GAAATGAAACAGCTGCAGTCCCAGTCCAATGGGGATGTGAATGTGCAGATAAACACTGCTCCAGGAGAGGATCTGCTGAAAAAACTGAATGAGATGAGACAAGAATATGAAGCTATAATTCAGAAAAACCGTGCAGAGGTTGAGAAGTGGTACGAAAGCAAG ATGGAAGAAGTGAGTCAACAAGTCCACTCAAGTAGCCAGGAAATAGAATCAAGCAACCAACAGATCTCTGTGCTGAGACGTGAATTTCAGAGCCTGGAAATTGAGCTGCAGTCGCAGATCAGTCAG ATAGACTCTCTGCAGACCAACCTGGAAGACACAGAGCGTCGTTACAacatgcagctgcagcagatccAGAGCATGATCGGGCCCCTGGAGGAGGAGCTGGCCAGCATCCGCTGTGAGATGGAGAGCCAGAACGAGGAGTACAAGATGCTGCTGGGCATCAAGACCCGCCTGGAGCAGGAGATCCAGCAGTACAGGGCACTGCTGCatgaggggcagcagggcatTAG CACttcacagggaggagctggtggtggatcttcaggaggaggaggaggtcaTGGAGGAAGTAGTGGATCTTCAGGAGGAGGAGGTCATGGAGGAAGAAGCTGTTGGTCCTCAGGTGGAGGAAGCAGTGGAGGAAAAACCGGAGGATCCTATGGAAGATCTTCCTCTTCTGAAAGCGGAGGAGGAGGGAGTGGAGGAGGAAGTTCAGGAGGTGGAACCTGTGGTAAAACTTCAGGtggaggaggtggcagtggaggaggaggaggagggggtaAATCCTGCCTCTCCCGCTCTTCATCTTCCCAGTCCCAGCCTGGCGACTCTTGCGAAAGCCCAG GGAGTTTTAGAAAGGTTGAGGAGTGA
- the LOC132084163 gene encoding keratin, type I cytoskeletal 9-like isoform X1, whose amino-acid sequence MSCGSKQPLKSCLRGSSGGGGSSHSSSRTVTSRSSGGGRFSGSSCGGGSSRSSCGGGSGYGRRSSYGGGMSSSSCAGRLGGACYGGGMGHSSMATGFRSGSGFGGFAGGGAAFSGGSFGSGGFQGGNVGILSYDEKLTMQSLNERLASYMETVRNLEKENAHLEQLIREWYQKQGPIGPKDYSHYYEKIEELQKQIVAAAVETHKVLLELDNTKMTAEDFRIKYEMESGLRQNVEGDLNSLRPMLDNLTLAKSDLEMQFESLKEEIIDLKKNHEEEMKQLQSQSNGDVNVQINTAPGEDLLKKLNEMRQEYEAIIQKNRAEVEKWYESKMEEVSQQVHSSSQEIESSNQQISVLRREFQSLEIELQSQISQIDSLQTNLEDTERRYNMQLQQIQSMIGPLEEELASIRCEMESQNEEYKMLLGIKTRLEQEIQQYRALLHEGQQGISTSQGGAGGGSSGGGGGHGGSSGSSGGGGHGGRSCWSSGGGSSGGKTGGSYGRSSSSESGGGGSGGGSSGGGTCGKTSGGGGGSGGGGGGGKSCLSRSSSSQSQPGDSCESPGSVENMKLCLEGNKTLERGATMEEVSEAIKQMRRGSFRKVEE is encoded by the exons ATGAGCTGTGGCTCCAAGCAGCCCCTCAAGAGCTGCCTGCGAGGCAGCAGCGGTGGAGGGGGCAGCTCTCATTCCTCCTCGAGGACAGTCACCTCCAGGAGCAGTGGTGGTGGCAGGttttctggcagcagctgtggtggaggaagctccaggagcagctgtggtggaGGCAGTGGCTATGGCAGGCGCAGCAGCTATGGAGGAggaatgagcagcagcagctgtgcagggagactGGGGGGTGCATGCTATGGAGGGGGAATGGGCCACAGCAGCATGGCCACGGGCTTCAGGTCTGGGAGTGGCTTTGGGGGCTTTGCTGGAGGGGGGGCTGCTTTCAGTGGGGGCAGCTTTGGCAGTGGTGGCTTTCAGGGAGGGAATGTGGGAATTCTCTCCTACGATGAGAAGCTGACCATGCAGAGCCTCAATGAACGCCTGGCTTCCTACATGGAGACAGTCAGGaatctggaaaaggaaaatgctcaCCTTGAACAGTTAATCAGGGAGTGGTACCAGAAGCAAGGTCCTATTGGCCCAAAGGACTACAGCCACTATTATGAAAAAATCGAAGAACTGCAAAAGCAG attgtggctgcagctgtggaaacCCACAAGGTACTTTTGGAGCTGGATAACACAAAGATGACTGCAGAAGACTTTAGAATAAA GTACGAGATGGAGAGCGGGCTCCGGCAGAACGTGGAGGGCGACCTCAACAGCCTGAGGCCCATGCTGGACAACCTGACCCTGGCCAAGTCCGACCTGGAAATGCAGTTTGAGTCTCTGAAGGAGGAGATCATCGATCTCAAGAAGAACCATGAGGAG GAAATGAAACAGCTGCAGTCCCAGTCCAATGGGGATGTGAATGTGCAGATAAACACTGCTCCAGGAGAGGATCTGCTGAAAAAACTGAATGAGATGAGACAAGAATATGAAGCTATAATTCAGAAAAACCGTGCAGAGGTTGAGAAGTGGTACGAAAGCAAG ATGGAAGAAGTGAGTCAACAAGTCCACTCAAGTAGCCAGGAAATAGAATCAAGCAACCAACAGATCTCTGTGCTGAGACGTGAATTTCAGAGCCTGGAAATTGAGCTGCAGTCGCAGATCAGTCAG ATAGACTCTCTGCAGACCAACCTGGAAGACACAGAGCGTCGTTACAacatgcagctgcagcagatccAGAGCATGATCGGGCCCCTGGAGGAGGAGCTGGCCAGCATCCGCTGTGAGATGGAGAGCCAGAACGAGGAGTACAAGATGCTGCTGGGCATCAAGACCCGCCTGGAGCAGGAGATCCAGCAGTACAGGGCACTGCTGCatgaggggcagcagggcatTAG CACttcacagggaggagctggtggtggatcttcaggaggaggaggaggtcaTGGAGGAAGTAGTGGATCTTCAGGAGGAGGAGGTCATGGAGGAAGAAGCTGTTGGTCCTCAGGTGGAGGAAGCAGTGGAGGAAAAACCGGAGGATCCTATGGAAGATCTTCCTCTTCTGAAAGCGGAGGAGGAGGGAGTGGAGGAGGAAGTTCAGGAGGTGGAACCTGTGGTAAAACTTCAGGtggaggaggtggcagtggaggaggaggaggagggggtaAATCCTGCCTCTCCCGCTCTTCATCTTCCCAGTCCCAGCCTGGCGACTCTTGCGAAAGCCCAG GAAGTGTTGAAAACATGAAGCTCTGCctggaaggaaataaaacattggAGAGAGGAGCAACCATGGAGGAAGTGTCTGAAGCCATAAAACAGATGAGAAGGG GGAGTTTTAGAAAGGTTGAGGAGTGA